In the genome of Fervidobacterium nodosum Rt17-B1, the window ATTTATACGCTGTTCCAGCATTCATTGAAATACAAATCGGTAATGAGACAAGAACTGGTATATCATTCAAAGTTTATATGAAATAATTATAACATTAAAATGGTAGGTTTTTAGTTGAGCAATGGAGGAAATTTCCGAAGTATTAAGTGAAGAATTAAAAATTATCGCAGAAGCTTGCATAAATGACGATAGAATCTTAGAAATTGTCACGTCAATTTCAAAGATGTCTGAAACAGAAAGAGATAATTTTAAAAGCAAAATAACAAGCTATTTTATGAAAAAAAACTCCAAAGAAGATATGGAAGCATACAAGTTTTACAAATTAATCCTTGAAAATTCAAATGCTCATAAGGTTATTGAATTGTACACTAAAATTGTTAGCTCAAAATGATTCAAATAATCATACCGGTGCCAAGAGGCACCGGTTAATTTTGAAAAATTTTTACATTCTTTTTATCTTTAACAAATATGTTCAAAAAATGTGAAAAAGTGAGGTGAATTAATTGAAAGTTGGAGGTCAAGCAGTAATAGACGGTGTTTTAATGATGGGAAAAAAAGTTGTCGTCGCAGTAAGAAAGAAAAACGGAAATATAGAAGTGCAAGAATTAGGAAGTGTAAGTCGAAGTTCTAAATGGTCAAAAATTCCGTTTGTTAGAGGTTTTTTTAGTTTGTTTTATTCTTTGTACTTTGGGATAAAAGCTATAAATTTAAGTGCAGAACTGTCTTCAGATGAAAAGATGAAAAAAAGTGAATCGTTTTTCTCGATACTTTTTTCAATAGTTTTAGCAATAGGTTTGTTCATAGTACTTCCAGCGTATTTAACAAAATGGTTAGGTTTTAAAAACAACGAATTCATTTTTTCTCTTGTTGATGGCTTCATACGTTTAGGAGTGTTTTTACTTTACGTTTACATCATTTCTTTATTCAAAGACGTGAAAGACGTGTTTAGATATCATGGAGCTGAACATAAAGCTGTTCATACATACGAAAATGGTGAAGAATTGACAGTGGAAAACGCGAGAAAATACTCAACTATACATCCAAGATGTGGAACAAATTTTGTGATGATATTTTTAATTATAGCTATTTTAGTACATAGCGTTTTCGGCATATTCGGTCCCCTCAACATGTTGAACAGGATATTACTAAGAATTTTAGTACTTCCAGTTGTTGCAGGGATTGCTTACGAATTATTACGCTTGTTTGACAAGTACCCATCATTAAGAATTTTAGCTGCTCCTGGTTTGCTTCTTCAAAGACTTACAACAGCCCAACCAGATGATTCACAATTAGAAGTCGCTATCGTTTCCCTCAGACACGCCCTTGGAATGTTCGAAATGCTTGATAGTGTTAATTTGGAAAACGAAAATAATAGCAGAAACGATAAAGTAGATGATCAACCCGAATTTCTTGGTTGATAGTATCGCAAACCCCAAGGAGAGAAGATAAGCATTAATTAGGAAAAAAACGTGTCCGAATTTTTTCACACCAATATGATGAAGGTGATAAGTATCAGGTTTAAAAGGATTCCTTCCCAAAAGTATCCTCCTCAAAAATGAGGAGGATATTTCATAAATAGGATATCCAAAAAACACTACCAATTTCAATATATCAACTGAGATTTTTCCAGCTGAATTCAAAAGAATATATGCAACTAAAAAAGCTCCTGAATCTCCCATAAATAAAGACTCTTGAAAGTTAAAAAATAAAAGTATTAGAAGTAATAATGCAATCTCAAAATTAAGTGTCATAAGTGAGTATATAATTGCAATTCCAATTAAAAGTCCGTTCACACCATCTATTAAATTAAACGCATTAACGATTACTATAAAAAATAGAAATGTGACTATTTTTGTAGTTAGATTATCAAATCCTAGAAAATATAAATGATGAGAATTTATGTAAAAAATTCCAGCAATAAATTGGAGCAATAACTTAAGATAATATGGTATCTCAAGTAAATCATCTATGATGCCTATAGCAAATACGATATAAAATACTACATCACTAATTATGTTATTTTCATAAATTCCTAATTTTGAGAGGAATAAAACCATTAAAAATAAAATTACGCCACCTATTAGTGGCACGGGTTTATTATGTTTTTTCCTTTCTGAAGGATATTCAAGCAGTAAACTAGTTTTATTAGAAAAAAAACTGAAAATATATACCAAGATTACTTCGAAAAGTATTATTAGCAAGAAACCGGTCATTACCATAGCAACATCTCCAAACGCTATCGCTGAGTTCAAATTATCGATTCAAGAAAAAAGCTATGTAAAAAATCGCTATCGCTAAATTCCACGCCGAGAAAACTCCGACAATTTTTTCTTCTTTCCAGCCAAGAAGTTCAAAGTGATGGTGAATCGGCGCCATCTTGAATAATCTTTTCCCTCTAAGCTTATAAGAACTAACCTGTAAAATAACACTTATTGTTTCAAGTAAGAAAATTGGTGTAAAGAATAATAAAGAAAGTTCATTGTTAGTCATGAGAGCATAAGTCGAAATGTAAGCTCCTAGTGCCAAAGAACCTGTATCACCCATGAAAACTTTCGCTGGTCTTGTGTTATAAACCAAGAAAGAAAG includes:
- a CDS encoding DUF1385 domain-containing protein is translated as MKVGGQAVIDGVLMMGKKVVVAVRKKNGNIEVQELGSVSRSSKWSKIPFVRGFFSLFYSLYFGIKAINLSAELSSDEKMKKSESFFSILFSIVLAIGLFIVLPAYLTKWLGFKNNEFIFSLVDGFIRLGVFLLYVYIISLFKDVKDVFRYHGAEHKAVHTYENGEELTVENARKYSTIHPRCGTNFVMIFLIIAILVHSVFGIFGPLNMLNRILLRILVLPVVAGIAYELLRLFDKYPSLRILAAPGLLLQRLTTAQPDDSQLEVAIVSLRHALGMFEMLDSVNLENENNSRNDKVDDQPEFLG